The following is a genomic window from Citrifermentans bemidjiense Bem.
GCCGCCCTCGACGGGATCCGCGTGGCCGACGCCATCGCGGCGAGGCTTCGCGCCGAGAGCCAAAAGCCTTAGCAGTAGCACCAACCGGTTTCAAGCCTACAAGGAGCTTCATGTGAAAAAGAAATGCGTTGCCGAGATAAAGGACCGCGACCTCGTGGAAGCGGTCTTCCTGGTCAAGGAGAAGATCGTGGCCATGGCCAAGAACGGCAAGCCGTACCTCACCCTGAAGCTTATGGACAAAAGCGGCGAGGTCGACGCCAAGGTCTGGGACAACGCGGACCAGGTGGGGGCGCTTTTCGATCGCAACGACTTCCTGGAGGTGCGCGCCAAGGCGAGCGTCTACCTGGGGAAGATGCAGCTGATCGTCTCGGAGCTGAAGAAGGTTCCCGATGACTCGGTGGATCTGGCGGATTTTCTTCCCGAAACCGACCGGGACATCGAGGCGATGGTCGAGGAGCTGCACGCCCTCGTCGCCGGCGTGAAGGACCCTGACCTAGCCAGGCTTTTGTCCTCCTTCTTCCACGACCCTGAGCTTTTGGCCCAGTACAGCGTCGCCCCCGCGGCCAAGGGGATGCACCACGTCTATCTCGGGGGGCTTTTGGAGCACTCGCTTGCCGTGGCGAAGCTGGTAGACGCCATGGTCCCGCTCTACCCGGGGCTGAACCGGGACCTCCTCGTCGCCGGGGCGCTTTTGCACGACGTGGGTAAGGTGCGGGAGATGACCTACCTGCGCTGCTTCGACTACTCGGACGAGGGGAAGCTGATCGGCCACATCACCATCGGGGCCGAGATGCTGCACGAGCGGATCACGGCGCTGCCGGGGTTTCCGGCCGAGCTCGCCATGCTCTTGAAGCACATGATCCTGTCGCATCACGGCCAGTACGAGTACGGCTCCCCGAAGCGCCCGAAGACGCTGGAGGCGACCATCCTGAACTACCTGGACGATCTCGACTCCAAGATCAACGGCATCCGGACCCACATCCGCAAGGAACCCGACAACCCCTCGCGCTGGACCTCGTACCACCGCCTCTACGACCGCTACTTCTTCAAGGAGAACTGCCTGCCGGAGGAGGAGCTGGAACTCTCCCCGGCGGCAGGCCTGGAGCCGTCCGAGCTGATGCCGCAGACGGTGGAGGCGCCGGTGCCGGTACCGTCCCCCTCTAGCGCGCCGGAGCAGGGAGCGCCGCGCCGGGAGCGCC
Proteins encoded in this region:
- a CDS encoding 3'-5' exoribonuclease YhaM family protein; its protein translation is MKKKCVAEIKDRDLVEAVFLVKEKIVAMAKNGKPYLTLKLMDKSGEVDAKVWDNADQVGALFDRNDFLEVRAKASVYLGKMQLIVSELKKVPDDSVDLADFLPETDRDIEAMVEELHALVAGVKDPDLARLLSSFFHDPELLAQYSVAPAAKGMHHVYLGGLLEHSLAVAKLVDAMVPLYPGLNRDLLVAGALLHDVGKVREMTYLRCFDYSDEGKLIGHITIGAEMLHERITALPGFPAELAMLLKHMILSHHGQYEYGSPKRPKTLEATILNYLDDLDSKINGIRTHIRKEPDNPSRWTSYHRLYDRYFFKENCLPEEELELSPAAGLEPSELMPQTVEAPVPVPSPSSAPEQGAPRRERQEAPRAGQERKSFSNNPFAALKNGKE